One genomic segment of Gopherus flavomarginatus isolate rGopFla2 chromosome 11, rGopFla2.mat.asm, whole genome shotgun sequence includes these proteins:
- the LOC127030919 gene encoding olfactory receptor 5V1-like has product MEKVEGRNQTPIMEFILLGFGNVPEMQPLLFFVFLVIYIVTVSGNILIIALVVTDQHLHIPMYFFLGNLSCLEACYASTILPRLLTGLLTGERTISVKGCIAQLYFFGILSTTECLLLTAMSYDRYLAICNPLRYAALMNARVCFQLVAGSWISSFLGCTIVNIFLFQSMFCDSKEIDHFFCDFSPMIKLSCGHTQTLQLVTFTIAAIATFVPFLLTLTSYICIITTILRIPSTTGRQKTFSTCSSHLIVVTVFYGTLITVYVVPTANTPKVVQKIFSVFYAVLTPMINPIIYSLRNKEVNESLRKAFHKLVAVRNRHRI; this is encoded by the coding sequence ATGGAGAAAGTGGAAGGAAGAAACCAAACACCCATCATGGAATTCATCCTCTTAGGATTTGGGAATGTCCCTGAAATGCAGCCCCTTCTCTTCTTCGTATTTCTTGTGATCTACATTGTGACTGTctctgggaacatcctcatcaTAGCTTTGGTAGtgactgatcagcaccttcacatccccatgtacttcttcctggggaatttGTCCTGCTTGGAGGCCTGTTACGCATCAACTATCCTCCCTAGGCTGCTGACCGGTCTACTGACTGGGGAAAGAACCATTTCTGTTAAGGGCTGCATTGCGCAATTATATTTCTTTGGTATCCTGTCAACTACAGAGTGTCTGCTGCTCACGGCAATGTCTTATGACCGGTATTTAGCGATATGCAATCCACTCCGTTATGCTGCTCTGATGAATGCCAGGGTTTGTTTCCAGCTAGTGGCAGGGTCATGGATAAGTAGCTTTCTGGGATGCACCATAGTAAATATTTTCTTGTTCCAATCAATGTTCTGTGATTCAAaagaaattgaccatttcttttgtgatttttctCCTATGATAAAGCTGTCCTGTGGCCACACCCAGACTCTGCAACTAGTGACATTTACTATCGCTGCCATAGCTACATTTGTGCCCTTTCTACTGACTCTGACATCCTACATTTGTATTATaaccaccatcctgagaatcccttccaccactgGGAGACAAAAgaccttttccacctgctcctctcatctCATTGTGGTTACAGTTTTCTATGGGACCCTGATTACTGTCTATGTGGTTCCAACAGCCAACACTCCCAAGGTCGTACAGAAAATATTCTCTGTCTTCTACGCAGTCCTGACTCCCATGATCAATCCTATCatttacagcctgagaaacaaggaggTCAATGAATCCTTGAGAAAAGCTTTTCATAAACTAGTTGCTGTCAGAAACAGGCATAGAATCTGA